A single Lolium perenne isolate Kyuss_39 chromosome 6, Kyuss_2.0, whole genome shotgun sequence DNA region contains:
- the LOC127306500 gene encoding basic helix-loop-helix protein 79 isoform X1, with the protein MAHIGGAGPLSSRRAQQQETSVVESHFQGLLGDVMVDDDRYRALCGAFGYLQQQEWPDLSSACYAGFGAPVPGVAQETSNGGNSFSCSGSASSGGGNSRKRKPDAHADAKKTLSQGDCKRTRGKQQQLCDPDQNAGKGKPEKPRPFTRKKPEVATAGERTDYIHVRARRGQATDSHSLAERVRRERISERMRYLQELVPGCDKVAGKAGMLDEIINYVQSLQKQVEFLSMKIAASNPVVNFNIVDDLFGGRRPSPAMALPLHGQLDPSCLQMSAMQQMQHPQAAAFGLEMLVGNQCPPAQSAAATPASVSAGASVESCLDVNGAAAWGIGSQNLFAGFDAQFQSVQSDCLLDSLKMEM; encoded by the exons ATGGCGCACATCGGCGGCGCCGGTCCGCTATCGTCGAGGAGGGCTCAGCAGCAGGAGACGTCCGTCGTGGAGAGCCATTTCCAGGGCTTGCTCGGCGacgtgatggtcgacgacgacaGGTACCGCGCATTGTGCGGCGCATTCGGGTACCTGCAGCAGCAGGAGTGGCCGGACCTGAGCAGCGCGTGCTACGCCGGCTTCGGTGCGCCGGTGCCGGGTGTGGCACAGGAGACCAGCAACGGCGGCAACTCCTTCTCCTGCAGCGGCAGCgccagcagcggcggcggcaacTCCAGGAAGAGAAAACCAGACGCGCATGCCGACGCAAAG AAGACTCTGTCCCAGGGTGACTGCAAGAGGACCAGAGGGAAGCAGCAGCAGCTCTGTGATCCTGATCAGAATGCAGGGAAAGGGAAGCCGGAGAAGCCCAGGCCGTTCACCAGGAAGAAGCCGGAGGTGGCGACCGCCGGCGAGAGGACCGACTACATCCACGTCAGGGCACGCCGTGGGCAGGCCACGGACAGCCACAGCCTCGCCGAGCGGGTGAGGAGGGAGCGGATCAGCGAGCGGATGCGGTACCTGCAGGAGCTGGTGCCCGGCTGCGACAAGGTCGCCGGCAAGGCCGGCATGCTCGACGAGATCATCAACTACGTCCAGTCCCTGCAGAAGCAAGTCGAG TTCCTGTCCATGAAGATCGCCGCCTCCAACCCGGTGGTGAACTTCAACATCGTCGACGACCTCTTCGGCGGCAGGCGGCCGAGCCCTGCCATGGCGCTGCCGCTGCACGGGCAGCTCGACCCGTCCTGCCTCCAGATGAGCGCCATGCAGCAGATGCAGCACCCGCAAGCTGCAGCGTTCGGGCTGGAGATGCTCGTCGGCAACCAGTGCCCGCCGGCACAGAGCGCGGCTGCCACGCCGGCGTCGGTGTCGGCCGGCGCGTCGGTCGAGTCATGCCTCGAC GTGAACGGAGCTGCTGCTTGGGGCATTGGCTCCCAGAATTTGTTCGCTGGGTTTGATGCACAGTTCCAGTCAGTACAAA GCGATTGTTTGCTAGACAGCCTCAAAATGGAAATGTGA
- the LOC127306500 gene encoding basic helix-loop-helix protein 79 isoform X2 — translation MAHIGGAGPLSSRRAQQQETSVVESHFQGLLGDVMVDDDRYRALCGAFGYLQQQEWPDLSSACYAGFGAPVPGVAQETSNGGNSFSCSGSASSGGGNSRKRKPDAHADAKTLSQGDCKRTRGKQQQLCDPDQNAGKGKPEKPRPFTRKKPEVATAGERTDYIHVRARRGQATDSHSLAERVRRERISERMRYLQELVPGCDKVAGKAGMLDEIINYVQSLQKQVEFLSMKIAASNPVVNFNIVDDLFGGRRPSPAMALPLHGQLDPSCLQMSAMQQMQHPQAAAFGLEMLVGNQCPPAQSAAATPASVSAGASVESCLDVNGAAAWGIGSQNLFAGFDAQFQSVQSDCLLDSLKMEM, via the exons ATGGCGCACATCGGCGGCGCCGGTCCGCTATCGTCGAGGAGGGCTCAGCAGCAGGAGACGTCCGTCGTGGAGAGCCATTTCCAGGGCTTGCTCGGCGacgtgatggtcgacgacgacaGGTACCGCGCATTGTGCGGCGCATTCGGGTACCTGCAGCAGCAGGAGTGGCCGGACCTGAGCAGCGCGTGCTACGCCGGCTTCGGTGCGCCGGTGCCGGGTGTGGCACAGGAGACCAGCAACGGCGGCAACTCCTTCTCCTGCAGCGGCAGCgccagcagcggcggcggcaacTCCAGGAAGAGAAAACCAGACGCGCATGCCGACGCAAAG ACTCTGTCCCAGGGTGACTGCAAGAGGACCAGAGGGAAGCAGCAGCAGCTCTGTGATCCTGATCAGAATGCAGGGAAAGGGAAGCCGGAGAAGCCCAGGCCGTTCACCAGGAAGAAGCCGGAGGTGGCGACCGCCGGCGAGAGGACCGACTACATCCACGTCAGGGCACGCCGTGGGCAGGCCACGGACAGCCACAGCCTCGCCGAGCGGGTGAGGAGGGAGCGGATCAGCGAGCGGATGCGGTACCTGCAGGAGCTGGTGCCCGGCTGCGACAAGGTCGCCGGCAAGGCCGGCATGCTCGACGAGATCATCAACTACGTCCAGTCCCTGCAGAAGCAAGTCGAG TTCCTGTCCATGAAGATCGCCGCCTCCAACCCGGTGGTGAACTTCAACATCGTCGACGACCTCTTCGGCGGCAGGCGGCCGAGCCCTGCCATGGCGCTGCCGCTGCACGGGCAGCTCGACCCGTCCTGCCTCCAGATGAGCGCCATGCAGCAGATGCAGCACCCGCAAGCTGCAGCGTTCGGGCTGGAGATGCTCGTCGGCAACCAGTGCCCGCCGGCACAGAGCGCGGCTGCCACGCCGGCGTCGGTGTCGGCCGGCGCGTCGGTCGAGTCATGCCTCGAC GTGAACGGAGCTGCTGCTTGGGGCATTGGCTCCCAGAATTTGTTCGCTGGGTTTGATGCACAGTTCCAGTCAGTACAAA GCGATTGTTTGCTAGACAGCCTCAAAATGGAAATGTGA